One Microplitis demolitor isolate Queensland-Clemson2020A chromosome 2, iyMicDemo2.1a, whole genome shotgun sequence DNA segment encodes these proteins:
- the LOC103574395 gene encoding uncharacterized protein LOC103574395 yields MCWCRSWIVLFFIKIIKSTTVAVIMTTMIAIISAQQQQQQQDWLSLTLGNILEEILTQLELCRDRTPPPWRYHFVGNLLAEMYPDLEGTRRSGFAQLTDQGIELTPSPAFQLQSTNNNNNY; encoded by the exons ATGTGTTGGTGCCGATCATGGattgttttgtttttcataaaaatt aTAAAATCGACAACAGTAGCAGTCATAATGACAACAATGATTGCAATTATATCAgcacaacaacaacaacaacaacaag ATTGGTTGAGTTTAACACTTGGAAATATATTGGAAGAAATATTAACTCAGTTGGAATTATGCA GAGATCGAACACCACCACCATGGAGATATCACTTTGTGGGAAATTTATTGGCAGAAATGTATCCTGATCTAGAAGGAACACGGAGGAGTGGATTTGCTCAATTAACAGATCAAGGAATTGAGTTAACTCCATCACCAGCTTTCCAGCTGCAATcaacaaacaataataataactattaa